DNA sequence from the Vicia villosa cultivar HV-30 ecotype Madison, WI linkage group LG3, Vvil1.0, whole genome shotgun sequence genome:
GAGATCTTAAAGATGTGGCGCTCTTATTAATCACGTCGTCCTTTTGCAAAGCACTTGTGCTTAAGGGAATGTGCCGGGATATAAATTTACTAGACATTAAGAATGGATAACTAATGGGAATTAAGATAAGTgatattgtaatacggtgggagaactgactttttgttttgttatttcacaaaacatgttgcggtaagcaagagtcgccaccgacttttattttatccaatttttaggaaaggcaaaaagaacaggaaagaccttttaaagattttgagttcgggggtaggttatacgaagggaaggtgttagcaccctttgtatccatggttatccatgggctcttaattgcttagctcactttatttTTGTTTCACTTGTGTGTGTGCgcttgaaaatattttataaaagaattaactttgtaatgattcctCATTTGAATATATACAATGTATTTATCTTGAAAATAATTTGAGAAAGATGCTTGACAATACTtttactttgtaatgatccttgtacggatatatacaaagtatttatttgaagttgttttgaaaaacgtgAGGTGTAAAGAGTATTGTGAGTAAGCAATCAGGAGGACCTACCTATTAAGGATTGTCTTTCCTATTTTATGCCTTttcttgagagagagagagagagagagagagagagagagagagagagagagagagagagagagagagaaagagtatTATCTATACCATcagtgggtaggtagtcctatctattTGATGTgaagggacatcgaagggtcatctaATGGTCATAGAAGGtaacatgtaaggataccttagcaattcgaagggactatcatcattttatcGTAGCGTCATCAAGGGACAAGATCATCTTATCGTAGGCAActtgaagggactatgatgatttaaatCGTAGGCAACTTTGCTAAGATATCCCtgcgctcgagggacttgaccatgtTATcgaaaggcaacaagagaggatACCCTAAAGGTTAATGTGTAAGTGTGTTAATTTCAAATATGTTATCTTGAATTTAAAGGTTAGCTATGTTCAATTTTAGTcttaccatacaatcctattaacatacatctaacagttaaGTGACAGTTATAAGGGGTGCGAaaaataaaatcctacgctattacaaggcttcgggatggggattACAAATTGCCAAACGAATGGGGATAGGAAATTATTACAACAACCGAATGAAAATAAAACGATTAAGTGTGAAAAATTAAGTAACTTGTAAATATCCATGAAGATAATCCGAAAACCTCAAGTGTAATACCTCGCAAAACAAGAAAGTGTTAGCAAAATAGCAATGCATAAAATGATATATGAATAATGGAAAATATGAACAAATACAAATCAAGAATTAACCAAAATATATTAAATACTAAAGAGAAATTAGCAAATTAAGacatatttttttgtgtttttaattaTCAAAGCTAATTAgataaaatgcattttttttatattttttcactAATTAGACTAAATAATCTAAATATCCTAAATTAAGTTAATCTAATTAAATAGAATAcactattttgaattttttaattttatgtacATGTCATGAGTAGAAATATATACAAGActtgttttattattttgaatattttttgtattttttggatttgtgttgttttttggaatttttttagaataataaattaacCTAAACTAACTTAAACTATTTAACTTAAATAAATTTCTAACCAAAAATTAGTTTCAATTACAATTACTAAAAGATAACAAAAAGTAACGAAACAAGTTAGGCCCTCTAAACTAGGTTCACGGTCTAACAAATAGGAATGATGTGTCCCCATAATAAATTGACTCAAAGTCAGTCAAGAGAAAAATTGGTTTCCTCCTAATTCTAGGAAGAACAAATTAAATCTTTCCTTACCGCTTTCCTAGTCATGGAGCAAAAGCATATTCGTCCATTAATTCTTCAACTTAGGCCCAAAAGAGCCTCTATACCTTTGTTCATAACTTAGAAGGAATAAATCTCATGTTCACATAGAAACACCCGAAAAGCAGAATTTCTCATTCTCGTGAGCTTGCATTAATTCCTTAGAAACACTAAAGTCTTTGAAAACCCTACTAGCCTATGAATGCTATGCATCTATCCTTTTTTTGACAAGTATAgagtttattttcattaaaaaaatccaaCCACAAATCAATCCATACATGAAATCAAATTGAAAAAATTGACCCAAGTTCATTATAAGAAAACgattaaaaatcataattattttagcATTAGTTAAAACCGTAATTTAAAATAAGAAGTTCTTGTAATGACATATAGAATCTTACATTTGTTTCAAGATAAACATCTATGAACAATTGCAATTGCAAGCAATTACACATCACAAAGACATCAATTTATTTATGCTATATATTTCTCACAAAGTCTTGTTTAACCACTACATAATACAACTTTTTCAACATATCTTCCCCTTTCTTCTTATTTCTACTCAAACCCTCACATGATTATTTAGTGCTAATTTGCAATAACATTGAGAttcattgatcaaaatattttaaactaacTTCACTTGCAACCATTTGAACCAAACCCAATCCTACCACCACCGATATCATAAACAACCTCTAGTGTTTTTTGTTGTACATTCCCAAAGATAGTAATATCACTATCATGATCATTTGCTGCAAACGCCAAACAAAATTGCTTCTGTTCCACGTAAATTATCCCCAATATGGGAAGCTCCACCGTGACACCACCAGCGAAGAAAAAACTAATCTCCGGAATAATCACAGTCTTATTAGTCCCACTAAAAAGATCATAGCATGTATCAAAATCTCCAATAGCAGAAGGAGGTGGATAATTAGCCATGCCTTTCCGAAAGGAATCACGGAGACTGACATAGACGGTAGGTGGCAAGTGTGTAATGACAGTTCCTGAATCAATAATGGCGCCACTGGTTGTGAAAACAGATGATGCAATTGGAAGTTTAGTTCCACCGACGCTGATTCCCTCAATGTCGAGGCCGTAGAAAGAACTGCTACGGGAGATTGTGGACAAAGGAGTGTACTTTACATCTTCGTTATCCGTGGCAGCGCCGAATGTGAGGTGGCCTATCTCGCTAGAAGTAGATGGGAGACAATAAGAGAAGGTATTATGATATTTTTGAGAGGTTTGTTGGATAAAGGAGATTGGGTCACGACCAAGCCCTAAGAGACCGGCACCGCCGTTAAATAGGCCTTCGTTGTCTTGACCGCAACCGAATAAGAAACTGTCGATGGTGTCTGTTGGCGTAACGGTGAGCCGTTCGCGGCTTAAGTATCCGATAGAGAAGGATCCGTCACCATATTTGACCTCATATATGCATGATTCTGTTGGCGTAGAACAACTGGGATTGGTTCCTGTAATAATAATAGTTTTGGAATTAATTAAACTGCATTTCATATAATGATATGTAAGTAatttctattatatataaaaGGAAATGTGAGTAATTTGGTGATCTTTAAAATACCTGTGGCTGAAACATGTTGAGAGCAATCTGGAGAAGTACATGTGATATTGGAATAAGAAGTAGACTTTGAtggatcaaatatttcatcaactTGTTTGTAACAAGAACCAGCACAAGGTTGGCATTGAGTCCAAGTGAGGTCACTACCAGTgtcaaaaataagtgataaatcCTTTTTAGGAGTACCAAGTCCAAGAACAACATAGTAGTTTCCTGATCCAATAAGGTCACCAGATTTTGCAGGTAAATTAGCACTAGAAGAAGAAGAATCCAATTCTATTTCCACCTTATTATTGTTATTGGAAGATGATGATAATAACTTTGAGTGAATATAGTTTATCCTTTCCTTGTCATGCTTTAGAATATCACTGTGTGTTTGAACATAATTtgcttttccatttttgtttagaTGGGAACATggaccatgtttgtgtaccacaTCTAATGTTGATTTTCTTTTGGGACCTAAAATTCAAAAATGAATCAacataattagttttattttatatgtatcTGATTTTCAACTTCAGCTTAGAAGTTAGAGTAgtcttatataaattaaatttaacttaACTGCATGATAACCATTAGTATTATAAGGATGAGAATGACTTACTCAAGGAATCTACATATATTTATCTATGAAGGACTCAAAGACAAAATCTTATCTTTTATAGGTTATTTGTTCTCCAtctataatttttttctattattgcTGAAGTACATGCAACTGATGTCTACtataatgaaatttaaaattttttcatTTTCCAACTTAGCCCCATTGATGTCTAAAAaaaatttttagggttaaataagtttttggtccctataaatattacaatttcatttttagtctctcttgagttttgacaacggtttttttttgcaaaaaccgttgcctaaagcaGAGAGGGACACGAAAAATTTTTTAACCGAAAATTTTATTTTAGAGAAGAGATTGTGCACTATTTAAATTAGAGAACTTTAATTAAATATCAATTCAATTTAAACTTGGTTTATAACCTATTAATAAACTAATTTATAAATAGTGTGTATCTATAaactaattttatgttttaactctttttaatcaatttatttttaacaACATTTAATGAGATtctcttattaaaaaaatatttttaaataatactttttaaaataattaattaaacagttgaaatagatttttaatttaaaaattaattaaattatttataatatggaGTACATCGATACCTGTAAATCTATAAGACTTACACACAAAAAATTTACGTCAAATTTCAACCGTTAGTTGCACTcacggttatatatatatatatatatatatatatatatatatatatatatatatatggggacgactcaagtgaaaacaattggttattatgagaaatgtgaacaatgaatcacgatcattaaattttgatttagtaattttaatgaactggattggtttctctttctatgatccttaatatttattttaaatcaacatagaaagagaaaccaatccagttcattaaaattaCTAAATCAAAATTTAGCGGTCGTAatttattgttctcatttctcataataaccaagtagagtcgccccatatatatatatatatatatatatatatatatatatatatatatatatatatatatatatatatatatatatatatatatatatatatatatatatatatatatatatatatatatatatataacttttttttaatgaaaattaatgaaccatatatattttttatttcatttaatatgtcTACTTGATCAATTCTCGGTTGAAATTTAGTGTGAAATAAAAATTAGAAACCAAAAAAAATTGTGTCCGACTCTTTGACTAAATGTTGGAGACAAAAAGTGTAACGAtccaatttctattttttttcaattataattTTGTAATAAAAGCTTCTACCATGCAACACTTCACCAATAATTAAGCTAATTCATTTGGGGAGAGGGAAATTaatgttaaaattaaatagaCCTTTGGTTGAAGAACTGCAAGAAGATGATGGTAAGAGAGAGCTGGTTTGAACATGATGATGGTGACTCTCCTTCCATGTTGTTTCAATGGCAAAGTTCTTCTCCAAAGTGAAAAAGAGAACAAGACAGACTAAGAAGAAATGAGACATTTTGGAAATCGTAATAGCTAAGAAAAGATTTCTGAATACACTCTTGAACTGGGGGCTTGGCTTTTATAGTGTCATAAGAGCATGACTTTTATAGTCATACCTTGGAGCAATATATTAGCCATCGCCACAAATGTACCTCTCACtcctaaaaaaaaatttaattgaaatattgtGGATTTGAATCTGCCTTCTTATGGATCCTAACTATTAATTGATTTGAATTAATTGTTAAATGAGAAAAGTTAATTCATGTCTATGGAATTCGTTGCACTTTatgtcaatttttaaaatattgaacaAAACTTAGAATAGAAAAGTGCTACCAGTTGATATAATATGTTAATTGATTATATCTGGAAAATGTtttcagtttttattttatttgataactATATTTTATCATGTATTTGTATATATAAATAACTTTGGAGTATCTCAAGCTCAAGCTCAAGCTCCAAAAGATAATGATTCAATCGGATGCATTAGGCGTAGTTGATTGTGTTAATAGGTTGGACTTTTCGGCTGTGCTGGAGCCAATAGTTGTTGATTGTGTAGAACTTTTAAATTCTTTTGCTGTTGTTTCTGTTATGTTTGTTAGTAGGAAATGTAATACCGATGCCCACCATATGGTTGGAATCGGTAAATCGTTTGGTTGTAGAACTTGGTTGGAGTGTGTCCCCAAGTTTGACTCTGTTTCTGTTTCGTTGCCCTTGGTTGGCTAATTTTATGCAGTacaattcaaaaaaaaactttggaGTATCTCATAAATGTTAGATTACATATTTTCACCCTCAATTTTATTCTCTCTAATTCTCTCTCATTCTCTCCACACTTAATTACTCAATTATTCACCAATCATGTGGTTCTAAGTTCTAACATTTGGTACCAAGAGTCTATATCAATCCATCAAACATCTATTGTGCAATCATGACTTCTGTCTCCAATGAAAGAATTTCTGCAAATCTATCTATCCTTGATGCGAAGAACTACGCAAAATGGTGCAAGCAAATGAAGGTGTTGTTTGCCTATCAAGATGTTCTTGATGTGATCAGACCGATGCAAATCCACTTGTCGAAGGTGCTACTCTGGGGAAAAGAGCATCgcacaagaaagaaaagaagaaagatttcaaggctttgtttttaatttatcaaTGTGTTAATATGGATAATTTTGAGAAAGTTGGTGATTGTGAATCATCGAAGCAAGCGTGAGAAATCTTGGAGAAGGCATACGCAGGGGCTGACAAGGCGAAGGTTGTGAGGTTACAAGCTCACAAAAGTTAAATTGAGTTGATTCAAATGGAGGATAATGAGACCATCAACGATTTCACTACGAGAATTACTTTATTTAAGAACCAAGTAAAAGCATGTAGAGAAACTATTATAGAGCAGTATGTCTTCGCAATAATCTTGCATTCTCTGACATCAAGATTTGATAACATAGTCGTAGCGATTGAGGAATTGAAGGATCTTGCGATAATGAGCAAAAAGGGACTGCAAAGCTCTCTTGAGGCACATGAGCAAAGAATGGAGGAAAATAATGTTGATAAGGCAAAGTTAATGATCGCTTTGCAAGACCGTTTGAATGAGAGAAATAAGAAGGCGAAGGGAAATTGTCCCATGAGCAAAGGTAGAGGGAACTTTCAGAATTTTTGTGGAAGAGAGTCTTAAAGTTTCAAGAATTCAACATTCCAAAAGGGTGAAAATAGCTGCAATATGGCTGCTAGATCAAA
Encoded proteins:
- the LOC131656570 gene encoding aspartyl protease family protein At5g10770-like, with translation MSHFFLVCLVLFFTLEKNFAIETTWKESHHHHVQTSSLLPSSSCSSSTKGPKRKSTLDVVHKHGPCSHLNKNGKANYVQTHSDILKHDKERINYIHSKLLSSSSNNNNKVEIELDSSSSSANLPAKSGDLIGSGNYYVVLGLGTPKKDLSLIFDTGSDLTWTQCQPCAGSCYKQVDEIFDPSKSTSYSNITCTSPDCSQHVSATGTNPSCSTPTESCIYEVKYGDGSFSIGYLSRERLTVTPTDTIDSFLFGCGQDNEGLFNGGAGLLGLGRDPISFIQQTSQKYHNTFSYCLPSTSSEIGHLTFGAATDNEDVKYTPLSTISRSSSFYGLDIEGISVGGTKLPIASSVFTTSGAIIDSGTVITHLPPTVYVSLRDSFRKGMANYPPPSAIGDFDTCYDLFSGTNKTVIIPEISFFFAGGVTVELPILGIIYVEQKQFCLAFAANDHDSDITIFGNVQQKTLEVVYDIGGGRIGFGSNGCK